The Pochonia chlamydosporia 170 chromosome 1, whole genome shotgun sequence genome window below encodes:
- a CDS encoding pre-mRNA splicing factor (similar to Coccidioides immitis RS XP_001248428.1), protein MHPSRQAYVEEADSPAGIALEDLKDDTDYDMPMAPGAPPEKTSAILNQFNRKRLAATIAVPTDDGRVRAKLREMGEPITFFGEGPGDRRDRLRELMTIQAELAGLENGDVAMEDAPAEEEAEEQEEEFYSRGGEQLLKARIDIAEYSLPRAKQRVAYQKKEATIPLRTQVKFRKQIKERLQAFELQGSQTVGERHISMTRISPNGELVAVGNWGGQVKLMEIPNLTEKMSFRGHTNKISGLSWFPGATLEEKGVSPDSVNLASGGAEGLVQLWSLNQDTPLSTLQGHSQRVCRVEFHPSGRYLASASEDTSWRLWDVESTAEVLLQEGHSRGVYALSFNTDGSLLATAGLDSIGRIWDLRSGRTVMILDGRLDGHIKPIHALDWGADGHRVLSGSADGWIKCWDVRKVDKTGGIGAHSSAVSDMRWFKGIDDPLNGIPPGTDEKGAQIPKKSGTFFVSSGFDKNVKIFSADDWTLVQTLSGHTAPVASVDYSRDGRWIVSGGHDRTVKLWGRNDSEPL, encoded by the coding sequence ATGCATCCGTCGCGTCAGGCATATGTCGAAGAGGCCGATTCGCCTGCTGGCATTGCGCTGGAGGACCTGAAAGATGATACAGACTACGACATGCCAATGGCGCCTGGCGCGCCGCCCGAGAAGACCTCAGCCATCCTCAACCAGTTCAACAGAAAACGGCTTGCAGCTACCATTGCAGTGCCTACGGACGATGGCCGCGTCCGAGCAAAGCTCAGAGAAATGGGGGAGCCCATCACCTTCTTTGGAGAGGGACCTGGCGATCGACGTGACCGTTTACGAGAGCTTATGACCATTCAAGCCGAACTTGCTGGTCTAGAAAATGGTGATGTCGCCATGGAGGACGCCCcggcagaggaagaagccgaAGAGCAAGAGGAGGAATTCTACTCGAGGGGAGGCGAACAACTACTCAAAGCAAGAATAGACATCGCTGAATACTCCCTACCCCGAGCCAAACAAAGAGTCGCCTACCAAAAGAAGGAGGCTACCATACCTCTGAGAACCCAGGTCAAGTTCCGAAAGCAGATCAAGGAGAGACTACAAGCATTTGAGCTGCAGGGCAGTCAGACCGTGGGGGAGAGACACATCAGCATGACGAGAATATCACCCAATGGGGAACTGGTGGCCGTGGGCAACTGGGGCGGCCAGGTCAAGTTGATGGAGATTCCAAACTTGACCGAAAAGATGAGCTTTCGTGGCCATACGAACAAAATCAGCGGATTATCGTGGTTTCCCGGGGCCACACTTGAAGAAAAAGGAGTCTCACCAGATTCCGTCAACCTGGCGTCTGGCGGAGCCGAGGGACTGGTGCAGCTATGGTCTCTGAATCAGGATACGCCCTTATCGACCTTACAGGGCCACTCTCAGCGCGTCTGTCGTGTGGAGTTTCACCCGTCTGGTCGCTATCTCGCCTCAGCGTCGGAAGACACCTCGTGGAGGCTGTGGGACGTCGAAAGCACTGCCGAAGTGCTTCTGCAAGAAGGTCACTCAAGAGGTGTCTACGCCCTGAGCTTCAACACGGACGGCTCTCTGCTGGCTACAGCTGGCCTGGACAGCATCGGTCGTATATGGGACCTGCGCTCCGGAAGAACAGTCATGATTCTGGACGGCCGTTTAGATGGCCACATTAAACCTATTCATGCGCTGGACTGGGGTGCTGACGGTCATCGAGTCTTGTCGGGTTCGGCTGACGGCTGGATTAAATGCTGGGATGTCCGCAAGGTCGATAAAACGGGTGGTATTGGCGCCCACTCCAGTGCCGTCTCGGACATGCGGTGGTTCAAGGGCATCGACGACCCCCTAAATGGGATTCCACCTGGTACAGATGAAAAGGGGGCGCAAATCCCAAAGAAATCGGGGACCTTCTTCGTGTCCAGCGGCTTCGACAAGAACGTCAAAATCTTCTCAGCAGACGACTGGACTTTGGTGCAAACTCTGAGCGGGCACACCGCTCCGGTTGCAAGTGTAGATTACAGCAGAGACGGCAGATGGATTGTAAGCGGTGGTCACGATCGGACGGTAAAGCTCTGGGGCCGAAACGATAGTGAACCGTTGTAG
- a CDS encoding serine/threonine-protein kinase psk1 (similar to Aspergillus terreus NIH2624 XP_001213711.1) produces the protein MISPANPARTIVRGFTGTPVTSGDEDSDYGNSETPTLGSRRGRARIDDVVSANCSPILKAVPSPGVSGIAKLRMQMDHLSLDASSRSSSVARNGGRPEFRSGITTELNSRAQSRDGARSEAGSDSSEYGSTSYEVNLESDFVSESVCERAGFIEGGLNPKRKMTQEEFEPLRCLGKGTYGTVLLVKQRATGRLYAQKQLKKASLVVHKKLIEQTKTERQVLESVNRHPFVVKLFYAFQDLEKLYLILEYGQGGELFTHLNTEKMFSETVAAFYMAEMLLAISHLHNDLGVVYRDLKPENCLLDADGHLLLTDFGLSKVAVEKSEDTCNSILGTVEYMAPEVILGKRYGKAVDWWSFGALGYDLMTGNPPFRGQNHAKIQDNIVKQKLVLPYFLSPDAKDLLTRLLRKDPHKRLGYCMPKDLHTLKKHRFFRKIDWKKLEARELEPPIQPMITDPELAENFAPEFTDLALSPLVTSKDAWPTTGSAKDDVFGGFSFVASSSLLESSMFAVANGA, from the coding sequence ATGATAAGCCCAGCGAATCCGGCCCGCACCATTGTGCGCGGCTTTACTGGAACTCCTGTGACTTCTGGAGACGAAGATTCCGACTACGGCAATTCTGAAACTCCCACTTTGGGCTCTCGCCGAGGACGAGCTCGAATTGACGACGTGGTCAGTGCCAACTGCAGCCCCATTTTGAAGGCTGTACCATCACCCGGCGTCTCTGGTATTGCGAAGCTGCGAATGCAAATGGATCACCTTAGTCTCGACGCCTCTTCCCGATCAAGCTCTGTGGCTCGCAATGGAGGCCGTCCCGAATTCAGGTCCGGAATCACCACGGAACTGAACAGCCGTGCCCAAAGCCGAGACGGAGCACGCAGCGAGGCAGGCAGCGACAGTTCAGAGTACGGCTCCACCAGCTACGAAGTTAATTTGGAAAGCGATTTTGTCAGCGAGAGTGTTTGCGAACGAGCTGGATTTATTGAAGGTGGCCTGAACCCGAAGCGCAAGATGACCCAAGAAGAGTTTGAGCCTCTCCGTTGCTTGGGCAAAGGGACATACGGTACtgtcctcctcgtcaagcaACGTGCGACAGGGAGATTGTATGCGCAgaagcagctcaagaagGCGTCGCTGGTCGTGCATAAGAAGCTGATTGAGCAGACCAAGACGGAGCGACAAGTTCTCGAATCCGTGAATCGACACCCCTTTGTTGTGAAGCTCTTTTATGCCTTTCAGGACCTTGAAAAACTCTATCTGATTCTGGAGTACGGACAAGGCGGGGAACTCTTTACCCACCTCAATACCGAAAAGATGTTTTCTGAGACCGTGGCTGCTTTTTACATGGCAGAGATGTTACTTGCCATCTCCCACCTTCACAACGACCTCGGAGTGGTATATCGTGACCTCAAACCAGAGAACTGCCTTTTGGATGCCGATGGCCATTTGCTCCTCACAGACTTTGGTCTGTCCAAGGTGGCTGTGGAGAAATCGGAGGACACCTGCAACTCCATACTCGGAACGGTTGAGTACATGGCCCCTGAGGTCATCCTTGGCAAGCGATACGGCAAAGCCGTGGACTGGTGGTCCTTTGGTGCTCTGGGTTATGACCTCATGACGGGCAACCCGCCATTCCGTGGCCAGAATCATGCCAAAATCCAAGACAACATAGTCAAGCAAAAGCTCGTCCTGCCCTATTTTCTCAGCCCTGATGCAAAGGATTTGCTTACACGCCTGCTGAGAAAGGATCCTCATAAGAGGCTTGGGTATTGTATGCCCAAGGATCTTCATACGCTCAAGAAGCACCGCTTCTTCCGCAAGATTGACTGGAAGAAACTCGAGGCACGAGAACTAGAGCCACCTATTCAGCCTATGATTACCGACCCCGAGCTTGCTGAGAACTTTGCTCCCGAGTTCACAGACCTGGCTCTTAGCCCGTTGGTGACGTCAAAGGATGCATGGCCAACGACCGGATCGGCTAAAGACGATGTGTTTGGAGGCTTCAGCTTCGTGGCCTCGTCAAGTCTTCTTGAAAGCAGCATGTTTGCCGTGGCCAACGGTGCGTAA